TATTGCCCACGTCGTGGATCTGTACAATGCCGCTTCCGCCGCGGTTTTCCAGTTTCGCGCGCTTTTCGGGGGTTAAGAGCGGGTCATCGGAGAATACGAATTCGTCAATGTAATATTCGTTGATGCCCGGTTCTTTGATGGTAGCGTGGATGTGCGCGGGTTCGTCGCCGCCGGGGTAAGGTGCAGGACGCAGGCAACCGAATTTGTATTGCCCTTTCTGGTCCGTTTTTACCCAGCTACGCAAATATCCGTGCCTTTTGGCCCAGCCTTTTTCATCTCCTTTTTTAGGATAAACGCCTTTTTCGTTCGTGTGATAAAGGTACAGCACGACATCCCGTGCCGGCGTTCCATCCGCTTTGAATACCGTTCCATTAATACCCATCGGCTTTTTTCCGTCCCAGCTAACCTCCGGGAGCTCAACAAATGAGGGCAATTTTTCAAAAGGGACCGTATTTTCATAAATCGCCTCGCAGCCTTCGCAAGGACCTCCTACCTTTTCATTTTGCGCAAAACCGGCTGTTACTGAAATCGTTATCACTAAAAAGGACGCTAGCGCTTTCATGGTCTGATGTGTTTTGGTTTTCGAAACAAACAAACCACAAGTATTCATCACTTCAAAAAATAGTAGAGCAACGACGTGATTAGTAGACAACCGTTCAGCCCGTCAATCCCGGGTGATGCTTCCTCTACTTTTTACGCAGTTAGTCGACTATATTTCGCAGATTAAATGCTTTTCTTTTCATTTACGAGAGGTCAAAATATACATTGATTTCCAGTAATTTAAAGCAATCATGCGCCACGATTTTAACTGAAAAACAAATGGACTTCTTTGACAGAAACGTCAAAATCCCGTTCTCAAAACGCGAGATATCCGTCAAATACGCGCTGCTCCATGCTGCTTACTGGCTATTCATCACCGGTTTTTTCATCTACGAAAAACGCTACCTGATCTATAAAGCCAGTATGCCTTATTTTTTGCTCTGTGTAGTGGGCCGGATTTTAATGCTGATCGTGATCGCCTATTTAAACCTCCATTTTTTCCTGCCCAACCTGCTGTTAAAGAAACGCTACTTGCTATACGCAACCGCCGTTTTTCTTTCGATATTGGGGTACCTGCTCATGCAGAGCGTTTTCGATTTTTACCTTTACGGCTACGTCATCGGCCCGATGCGCAACAGCGATTGGGTGGAAACATTGTCCTATAATTTTTTCAGTACACTTTGGTATGTCGGACTTATGCTCGCGCTGAAACTGAGCCTCGACTGGTACGAGCAGCAGCGCGTTTTACAGAAAATAACCGTTGAAAAATTGCAGGCCGAGGTCAATTTTCTGCGCGCTCAGGTGAACCCGCATTTCCTGTTCAATGTGCTGAATAATCTGTATGCGCTTACATTAAAAAAGTCGGATCTGGCGCCGGATGTGGTGCTGAAATTGTCCGAAATGATGGAGTATATGCTTTACGACAGCGATGATTCGCGCGTGCTGCTGCAAAAAGAGATTGGGTATCTGAACACTTACCTGGAATTGGAAAAACTGCGTTTTGGGGATCATTCCGACATTACCCTGCATGTCAGCGGGGATATAAACGGCCAGGTTATCGCCCCGTTACTTTTGCTTCCGCTCGTCGAAAATGCGATGAAACATGGCGTAAGCAGGCAAAATGGCACGGCCTGGCTCCATGCCGATCTCCGGGTGAGTAAGTCGTCTGTCAAACTGGATATTGAAAACAGCAAACCGGCTGTTGTTTCACCTGCGGGCAAGGGCGGCATCGGGCTGGACAATTTACGGAAACGGCTGAACCTGCTTTATCCCTCGAGACACACATTGAATACCGAAGACAAGGGAAATTCCTTCCTGGTTAATCTGGAAATTGAATTTTAGAACATATGCTAAAATGCGTGATCATTGACGACGAGCCGCTTGCGCGCGGAGTTGTGGAAGGACACTTAAAAAGGCTGGACTTTATTGAATCTATCGTGCAATTCGGCCATGCTTCGGACGCCAAAAAATATCTGGAAACAAACGAAGCCGACGTGCTTTTTCTGGATATTGAAATGCCGGAAATGACCGGGATTGAATTTCTTAAAACATTGGAACAACCACCCTTAACCATTTTTACGACGGCTTACCGGGATTATGCCTTCGAAGGTTTTGAACTGGGCGTCATTGATTTTCTGCTCAAACCGATCTCGTTCAACCGATTTACCCAGGCTATTGAAAAAGCAAGGGATTTTCTGGCATTGAAAGATCAGAATGTCAACATTGAGGATAACGCCGGTGAAATGCACGGATCTGTTTTTGTCAAAAGCGGCGTGCAGCGGATCAGGTTGCAATTTGATGACGTGACGCATATCCAGGGATTGAAAGACTACGCGATCATTTATACCCATTCGGCAAAAATCGTAATCAAAGGCTCCATTAAGGCGATGCTCGACATATTTCCAAAAGCCGCATTTCTTCGCGTCCACAAATCCTTTATTGTTTCCATCGCCAAAATCACCCTGATCGAAAAAAACCGGATCGCTCTGAACGGACATCAGATTCCTATAGGCCGAAATTTCAGGAATGAGCTCGAAAAAGCGATCGGTGAGCGGTGAGTGCCGTTAATATTATTTACCGATCAGCTCTAAAAATTGCGTGCGGTAGGTCGCAGAAATTGGGATATAGATGTTATTAACCCTCACTTTTTCTTTTTCCACAATCTCGATTTTGTCGAGAGAAACCATAAAGGACTTATGCACCCGGCAAATGGTGTGCGCGGATATCTCTTTTTCAAAATCGGTAAAGGTCTGCAATGTCATGATCTTCTTTTGGGTAGTATGGATCCTGCGATAGTCCCGCATTCCTTCAATGTAAAATATCTCGTTCAGCGGTATTCTCTCCAAACGGTTATCCGTTTTGACAAAGATCCACTGTTTGTCACGGAGGTTTTTACCGGCTAACCTGGTGCTCGCCTTATCTACGGCCATCATGAACCTTTCGAAGGTAAACGGTTTGAGCAGATAATCGGTAACGCTTAATTCAAAGCCTTTTAATGCAAATTCATGATAGGCCGTGGTGATGATCACCTGACTTTCAACGCGGGTGGATTCCAGCATGCTGATCCCGGAAAGTGCGCCCAGGTTAATATCCAGGAAGATCAGGTCGACCTGATTGGATTTTAAAAAAGCAAAGGCATTTTCCGCCTTGTCGAATGCGCCAATCAGGTTCAACAAGGGCAGGCGGAGTACGTAACCTCTTGTCCGTTCCATCGCAAGCGGTTCATCTTCTACGATAATGCAACTGATTTTCATTCGTCCACCGTTAGTTTTACCCGATAATGTTGACCTTCAAGGCTAGTCGATAAATGATATTTTCCAGGGTAGAGCAGTTCCAGGCGCCTTTCCATCAGCTGCTTTCCGAGACCGCCCGTATGCTTCTCGGCCTCTCGGCCCGCTTTCACCAGATTATCACATTCGAATGCAACAACGCTTTCATTTAGTACAAACTTAATCCGAACAGCTCCATTGGTGGTTAAATCCGCATGTTTAAATGCATTTTCAATAAAAGGAATGAATAACATGGGGGCAATCATTCTGGAACCGGGGTCACCGTCGACGATATATGTCAATGCATTGTCATTGGCAGTCCGTATTTTTTGCAGGGCAATATACTTTTCAATATAAGCAAGTTCTTTCGTTAAGAGGATCCGGTTTGTTTTAGTCTCGTACAACATAAACCGCATGATATCCGAAAGCTTGTTCAGGTAGGCAGAAGCTTTGGCGCTTTCCTTTTCGATCAGGATGTCGATGTTATTAATAGTATTGAAAAGAAAATGCGGGTCGAGTTGTGATTTGATCAGGGCGAGCTCCATTTCATAGTTCTTTTGGTCCAGCTCCTCTTTCAGCTTCATGTCCCGCAACCATGTTTCGAAACCTTTTATAATAAAACCGATCGATCCGTTCACGAGGGCGATGAATGCCAGCGGGAGCACCACCGCAATGAGACCGATTATGCCGTCATTGTCTAAAAATTTCGTATCAAAAAGCAATGTGAGCACAGCGGTGCCTGTGAGTGCAGAAAGGAGGGCAACGCCGAGGGACAACAGCAATGTGGAAAATAAATTTTTAGTTCGCAGGTAATAAGGAAAAAGCAGGCAATAAAAGGCATAAAACCCTATTACGCCCGGAGTAACCGCAAATCCAGCCATGATCCTGCACCAATTACCGAAGCGCATCTGCTGCCTTTGAGATAAAGTCAAAAGGAAAAATAATACGGCCAAAAGCATCCCATATAACACCCAGTAACCGATCTGAATCAATGTGCTGACTGGTTTTTTCATGTGAACCAAAGCTGTTAGAAGGTTATGTTAGTTTGATACAAAGCGCTCAGCCCCTGCTTTTCTGGTTAATATAAAGTATATAATTCAAAGTGGTAAAGAGCAGGAAATACCCGACAGACCAGCCGAAAATATTAATGTCCGGATCGATTCGGTTATCATGGATCAAAAATTGTTTTGAGCAATACGTGTAGGGAAGGAAATAACCATACTTCCACGAAACGGCGATCAGGGATGCGATGACCATTGCGAAACCTACGCCGATCGGCACCATGAAATTCCGGATGTGAATACTCAGCAAATACTGCAAAGAGAGAATTGGAAGGCTGTAAAGAAAGAATTTGGCATTCCCGGTCAAAAACT
This Dyadobacter sp. UC 10 DNA region includes the following protein-coding sequences:
- a CDS encoding sensor histidine kinase, whose amino-acid sequence is MDFFDRNVKIPFSKREISVKYALLHAAYWLFITGFFIYEKRYLIYKASMPYFLLCVVGRILMLIVIAYLNLHFFLPNLLLKKRYLLYATAVFLSILGYLLMQSVFDFYLYGYVIGPMRNSDWVETLSYNFFSTLWYVGLMLALKLSLDWYEQQRVLQKITVEKLQAEVNFLRAQVNPHFLFNVLNNLYALTLKKSDLAPDVVLKLSEMMEYMLYDSDDSRVLLQKEIGYLNTYLELEKLRFGDHSDITLHVSGDINGQVIAPLLLLPLVENAMKHGVSRQNGTAWLHADLRVSKSSVKLDIENSKPAVVSPAGKGGIGLDNLRKRLNLLYPSRHTLNTEDKGNSFLVNLEIEF
- a CDS encoding LytR/AlgR family response regulator transcription factor, producing the protein MLKCVIIDDEPLARGVVEGHLKRLDFIESIVQFGHASDAKKYLETNEADVLFLDIEMPEMTGIEFLKTLEQPPLTIFTTAYRDYAFEGFELGVIDFLLKPISFNRFTQAIEKARDFLALKDQNVNIEDNAGEMHGSVFVKSGVQRIRLQFDDVTHIQGLKDYAIIYTHSAKIVIKGSIKAMLDIFPKAAFLRVHKSFIVSIAKITLIEKNRIALNGHQIPIGRNFRNELEKAIGER
- a CDS encoding dioxygenase family protein, with the protein product MKALASFLVITISVTAGFAQNEKVGGPCEGCEAIYENTVPFEKLPSFVELPEVSWDGKKPMGINGTVFKADGTPARDVVLYLYHTNEKGVYPKKGDEKGWAKRHGYLRSWVKTDQKGQYKFGCLRPAPYPGGDEPAHIHATIKEPGINEYYIDEFVFSDDPLLTPEKRAKLENRGGSGIVQIHDVGNMYKGERNIYLGKNIPDYPVKK
- a CDS encoding LytR/AlgR family response regulator transcription factor, encoding MKISCIIVEDEPLAMERTRGYVLRLPLLNLIGAFDKAENAFAFLKSNQVDLIFLDINLGALSGISMLESTRVESQVIITTAYHEFALKGFELSVTDYLLKPFTFERFMMAVDKASTRLAGKNLRDKQWIFVKTDNRLERIPLNEIFYIEGMRDYRRIHTTQKKIMTLQTFTDFEKEISAHTICRVHKSFMVSLDKIEIVEKEKVRVNNIYIPISATYRTQFLELIGK
- a CDS encoding sensor histidine kinase; protein product: MKKPVSTLIQIGYWVLYGMLLAVLFFLLTLSQRQQMRFGNWCRIMAGFAVTPGVIGFYAFYCLLFPYYLRTKNLFSTLLLSLGVALLSALTGTAVLTLLFDTKFLDNDGIIGLIAVVLPLAFIALVNGSIGFIIKGFETWLRDMKLKEELDQKNYEMELALIKSQLDPHFLFNTINNIDILIEKESAKASAYLNKLSDIMRFMLYETKTNRILLTKELAYIEKYIALQKIRTANDNALTYIVDGDPGSRMIAPMLFIPFIENAFKHADLTTNGAVRIKFVLNESVVAFECDNLVKAGREAEKHTGGLGKQLMERRLELLYPGKYHLSTSLEGQHYRVKLTVDE